A stretch of Sulfurimonas autotrophica DSM 16294 DNA encodes these proteins:
- a CDS encoding HD-GYP domain-containing protein, which translates to MKKTTYIAIDKSIIKENEAYEFPLFVASETENKMHLFKSANTPIIKSDMDKLSSIEALYINEHHRAHYLKYYNSIVKHEKKKYISFEQKATSVYKKASVILATLFANPDAVETYKASKNVVNELADTVSDDDFDIDSIINIAEHEYSIMTHSINVSIYALSLGSHLKLNKPRLKALGEAALLHDIGKSKINPEIVNKEGKLTDEEFEEIKKYPMLGYTIGMKLGIKNKEVLFGIRYHQEKMDGSGYPSGLRGENIPYVARIIAVCDVFDALTSKKSYREPMGAFEALLLMKTKMGKQLDGKILNNMIEMFK; encoded by the coding sequence TTGAAGAAAACGACTTATATAGCTATAGATAAAAGTATAATCAAAGAGAATGAAGCGTATGAGTTTCCACTCTTTGTAGCCTCCGAAACAGAAAATAAAATGCATCTTTTTAAAAGTGCAAATACGCCAATAATTAAAAGTGATATGGATAAACTCTCTTCGATTGAAGCATTATATATAAATGAACATCACCGGGCACATTATTTGAAGTATTATAATAGTATTGTAAAGCATGAGAAAAAAAAATATATTAGTTTTGAGCAAAAAGCAACAAGTGTATATAAAAAAGCTTCCGTAATTCTTGCAACACTCTTTGCCAATCCTGATGCAGTTGAGACATATAAAGCATCAAAAAATGTGGTTAACGAACTGGCAGACACAGTTTCAGATGATGATTTTGACATTGATTCAATAATTAATATTGCAGAGCATGAATATTCTATAATGACACATTCTATCAATGTTTCCATCTATGCGCTGAGTCTTGGTTCTCACCTTAAGTTGAATAAACCGAGATTGAAGGCATTAGGTGAAGCAGCATTGCTGCATGACATAGGAAAAAGTAAAATTAATCCTGAAATAGTTAATAAAGAGGGTAAACTTACTGATGAAGAGTTTGAAGAAATAAAAAAATATCCAATGTTAGGATATACCATAGGCATGAAACTTGGAATTAAAAATAAAGAAGTTTTATTTGGTATTAGATATCATCAAGAGAAAATGGACGGTTCGGGATACCCTTCAGGATTGAGAGGTGAAAACATTCCTTATGTAGCAAGAATTATAGCTGTTTGTGATGTTTTTGATGCTCTGACGAGTAAAAAAAGTTATAGAGAACCGATGGGTGCCTTTGAAGCCTTATTGCTTATGAAAACAAAAATGGGAAAACAGTTAGATGGTAAAATTTTAAATAATATGATTGAAATGTTTAAGTAG
- the glyS gene encoding glycine--tRNA ligase subunit beta produces the protein MLKPLLIEIGVEELPAVPLLKEMKNIERKYADILEKYSLLSEFEFYYTPRRLVMWHREFKTGQDDSAEEFFGAPLAVAYKDGTPTKAAEGFARKCGVSLEELSTANKGGKEVLYYKKDVAGKPSAELLPEIIYSWLKSLDFGKSMRWGSLHESFIRPIRWVNVQLDDTLVPMYMYGVDSSKITRVHRIANFNPVEITGAKDYFETLKNGGVTLFQQEREEKILGDIKAIEKDNSVNVEIDDDLFAEVVAITENPTALLGSFDEAFLRLPPEVIITSMKEHQRYFPVFKDGQLVNKFVVVSNALSDDFSEVIAGNERVLRPRLADGLFFYDNDLKNGLSTKGLEKVAFFKGLGSVADKIEREEKIADALYDMYQPDAKKEDLNRAIELAKADLMSEMVYEFTELQGLMGYYYAKEAGENDAVALAIKEQYLPEGEESELPSTPLSAIVAMSIKLDTLLGLFSVNEIPTGSRDPFALRRAVNGIIRIVNEYGFEFDIVKTLKELSKNYDAIDLEKLENFILERIRRYYKVNPSIIEAVLASDERELLALGRKIAALNTLVNSEGFDEVSSTFKRVANITKDIDLNGDLNVDESLFEEEAEKTLYKRYKEVTSKTYESYEEELDALLGLKPELDLFFDSVMVNAEDDKIKNNRKALVASIYKSILNIADIKEVSI, from the coding sequence ATGTTAAAACCATTACTAATTGAAATCGGTGTTGAAGAACTTCCGGCAGTTCCTCTTTTAAAAGAGATGAAAAATATTGAAAGAAAGTATGCCGATATTTTAGAAAAGTACTCTCTTTTGAGTGAATTTGAATTTTATTATACGCCCCGCCGTTTGGTAATGTGGCACAGAGAGTTTAAAACAGGTCAAGATGACAGTGCAGAAGAGTTTTTTGGCGCACCTTTGGCAGTCGCATATAAAGATGGTACTCCGACCAAAGCGGCTGAAGGTTTTGCACGTAAATGCGGCGTTAGTTTAGAGGAACTCAGCACGGCGAACAAAGGCGGTAAAGAGGTACTTTACTATAAAAAAGATGTTGCAGGAAAACCCTCAGCAGAATTACTTCCTGAGATTATATACAGTTGGCTAAAGTCACTTGACTTTGGCAAATCTATGCGCTGGGGCAGTCTGCATGAGAGTTTTATTCGTCCTATCAGATGGGTAAATGTGCAACTGGATGATACGCTTGTACCTATGTATATGTACGGGGTAGATTCTTCAAAAATTACCCGTGTGCATCGCATAGCAAACTTTAATCCTGTAGAAATCACAGGTGCAAAAGATTATTTTGAAACACTTAAAAATGGCGGTGTGACACTTTTTCAACAAGAAAGAGAAGAAAAAATACTCGGTGACATTAAGGCCATAGAAAAAGACAATAGTGTCAATGTTGAGATAGATGATGACCTTTTTGCAGAAGTTGTTGCTATTACTGAAAATCCTACAGCACTGCTTGGCTCGTTTGATGAAGCATTTTTACGACTGCCTCCTGAGGTTATTATCACATCAATGAAAGAGCATCAGCGTTATTTTCCTGTATTTAAAGATGGACAACTTGTGAACAAATTTGTAGTTGTTTCCAACGCGTTGAGTGATGATTTTTCTGAAGTTATAGCAGGAAATGAAAGAGTGCTTCGTCCTCGTTTAGCTGATGGACTTTTCTTTTATGACAATGACTTAAAAAATGGACTGAGTACCAAAGGACTTGAAAAAGTTGCTTTCTTTAAAGGTCTTGGAAGTGTTGCAGATAAAATTGAGCGTGAAGAAAAAATTGCCGATGCTTTATATGATATGTATCAGCCTGATGCTAAAAAAGAAGATTTAAACAGAGCCATAGAACTTGCAAAAGCTGACTTGATGAGTGAAATGGTATATGAATTTACAGAACTTCAAGGGCTTATGGGATACTACTATGCAAAAGAAGCAGGAGAAAATGATGCCGTAGCACTTGCTATAAAAGAGCAGTATCTTCCAGAGGGCGAAGAGAGTGAACTACCTTCTACTCCTTTAAGTGCAATCGTCGCTATGAGTATAAAACTTGACACATTACTCGGGCTGTTTAGTGTCAATGAAATACCGACAGGTTCACGTGACCCATTTGCCCTGCGTCGTGCAGTCAACGGCATTATCCGCATAGTGAATGAGTACGGTTTTGAATTTGACATCGTGAAAACGCTTAAAGAACTCTCTAAAAATTATGATGCAATTGATTTGGAAAAACTTGAAAACTTTATATTAGAACGTATCAGAAGATACTATAAAGTGAATCCGTCTATTATTGAAGCTGTTTTAGCATCAGATGAAAGAGAACTTCTTGCACTTGGCCGTAAAATAGCAGCACTCAATACTCTTGTAAATTCTGAAGGCTTTGATGAAGTGTCATCTACATTTAAGCGTGTAGCAAACATTACAAAAGACATCGATCTCAATGGTGACCTGAATGTAGATGAGAGTCTTTTTGAAGAAGAAGCAGAAAAAACACTCTATAAAAGATATAAAGAAGTGACTTCAAAAACATATGAGAGTTATGAAGAAGAGCTTGATGCGCTTCTTGGACTCAAACCTGAACTTGATTTGTTTTTTGATAGTGTTATGGTCAATGCAGAAGATGACAAAATCAAAAACAACCGTAAGGCATTAGTCGCTTCTATATATAAGAGCATACTCAACATTGCCGATATTAAAGAAGTAAGTATATAA
- a CDS encoding alpha/beta hydrolase — MIFRPTYIKERRLCQNCSMLGVKTDDGIELEGAIYEPANPKSTLLMFVGRSHDGVALLNRLSQVYPKSRIVTFNYRGYGKSGGVANEKNILQDGLKIARLVQKNYGDFYLLGYSLGSSVAAFVASKHKVSTLFLIGAFDSIGQLLRYKYAKISYMAKLLHYKFKTIHYMESVEAKTYLFVSRDDELIPLQNARNLKKHIKNLVHYEEFNGLSHTELFWDPRVINKINEVIT; from the coding sequence ATGATTTTTAGACCTACGTATATTAAAGAGAGACGTTTATGCCAAAATTGTTCTATGCTTGGGGTAAAAACTGATGATGGTATAGAACTTGAAGGCGCAATCTATGAGCCTGCAAACCCAAAAAGTACTCTGCTTATGTTTGTCGGTCGGAGTCATGACGGCGTAGCACTTTTAAACAGACTTTCTCAAGTCTATCCAAAATCACGAATAGTGACATTTAACTACCGAGGTTACGGCAAAAGCGGTGGTGTCGCAAATGAGAAAAATATTTTACAAGATGGCCTTAAAATTGCCCGGCTGGTGCAGAAAAATTATGGTGATTTTTATCTTTTAGGTTATTCTTTAGGTTCTAGTGTTGCAGCTTTCGTTGCTTCAAAACATAAAGTATCAACTCTCTTTTTAATAGGTGCCTTTGATTCTATAGGACAGCTCTTACGATATAAATATGCCAAAATATCTTATATGGCAAAACTTTTACATTATAAATTTAAAACAATTCATTATATGGAAAGTGTAGAAGCAAAAACATATTTGTTTGTAAGCCGAGATGATGAACTTATTCCACTGCAAAATGCCAGAAATTTAAAAAAACATATAAAAAATTTAGTTCATTATGAAGAGTTTAATGGACTTTCACACACAGAACTGTTTTGGGATCCGCGTGTCATAAATAAAATTAATGAGGTTATAACATGA
- a CDS encoding NAD(P)/FAD-dependent oxidoreductase: MYDIAIIGAGINGCSVAYEFIKEGKSVILFDKEGIASGGSGAAGAFISPKFSKAGELKEMLHDAFIYSYDFYDKNFPLNFKKAQLVHLAKDEADDEALRIYKQNTQLNLQNIPADLQQQLSAEAKKRENVCLNAGVVDAQRVCNDMSCGAKLVKEKVDTLIFNDDFWVMNETYSAKNVVLATGAYDMVVKEPYIKLRGVWGHRIDIKTTTQNPCSVHQYVSISPSNNKGELAIGATHNVHYHPEKNQESYDVEQGRAELLEKAARTMNLENIEVIKDYTGLRSGSFDYLPMVGSLVLSQETVLTCKASLHVKKPDYSEYVYYPNLYMINGSGGYGFVLAPYLAKILTEHILHGKKISERISPARFFARWAKKNS; this comes from the coding sequence ATGTATGATATAGCCATAATTGGAGCCGGTATAAACGGCTGCAGCGTGGCATATGAATTTATAAAAGAAGGTAAAAGTGTTATTCTCTTTGATAAAGAGGGCATCGCAAGCGGCGGAAGCGGTGCCGCGGGTGCCTTTATATCTCCAAAATTTTCAAAAGCAGGTGAGCTCAAAGAGATGCTCCATGATGCATTTATCTACTCTTATGATTTTTATGATAAAAATTTCCCTCTAAACTTTAAAAAAGCACAACTTGTTCATTTAGCCAAAGATGAAGCAGATGATGAGGCTTTGCGCATTTATAAACAAAATACACAGCTCAATTTGCAAAATATTCCGGCTGATTTACAGCAACAATTGAGTGCAGAGGCAAAAAAAAGAGAAAATGTTTGTCTCAACGCGGGTGTCGTAGATGCGCAACGTGTTTGCAATGATATGTCCTGCGGTGCAAAACTTGTAAAAGAGAAAGTGGATACGCTTATATTTAATGATGATTTTTGGGTAATGAATGAAACCTACAGTGCAAAGAATGTTGTTTTAGCGACAGGTGCTTATGATATGGTTGTAAAAGAGCCCTATATTAAACTCCGCGGTGTTTGGGGACATCGTATAGATATTAAAACAACAACACAAAACCCTTGTTCTGTTCATCAATATGTTTCTATTTCACCTTCAAACAATAAAGGCGAGCTTGCTATAGGTGCTACGCATAATGTGCATTATCATCCCGAAAAAAATCAAGAGAGTTATGATGTAGAGCAGGGCAGAGCAGAGTTGTTAGAGAAAGCTGCACGAACGATGAATCTTGAAAATATAGAAGTCATAAAAGATTATACAGGACTGCGTTCAGGTTCATTTGATTATCTGCCGATGGTCGGTTCGTTGGTACTGTCTCAAGAAACGGTGCTTACATGTAAGGCTTCTTTACATGTAAAGAAGCCGGATTACTCAGAGTATGTTTATTATCCGAATCTTTATATGATAAACGGAAGCGGCGGATATGGTTTTGTTTTAGCACCATATCTGGCAAAAATACTGACAGAACATATTTTACATGGTAAAAAAATAAGTGAGAGAATCAGCCCGGCAAGATTTTTTGCTCGCTGGGCTAAAAAAAATAGTTAG
- a CDS encoding class II SORL domain-containing protein, translated as MPKINKYVDIDTVEREAKKDLIDRHSPFITVPGVAKKGEMLAVNVKMGQEYTHPDDFDHYIESITLYDGDTKLATATFVPGTLGNEKSHAEVTFNIRPMKKKLNLVAHGYCTKHGIWESTPEIVEVTE; from the coding sequence ATGCCAAAGATTAACAAATATGTTGACATTGACACAGTAGAAAGAGAAGCAAAAAAAGATCTTATTGATCGTCACTCACCATTCATCACAGTACCAGGTGTAGCTAAAAAAGGCGAAATGCTTGCAGTAAACGTGAAAATGGGTCAAGAATATACTCACCCGGATGATTTTGATCACTATATCGAATCTATCACTCTTTATGATGGTGACACTAAATTAGCAACAGCTACTTTTGTACCGGGAACTCTTGGTAATGAAAAATCTCATGCTGAAGTAACATTCAACATCAGACCAATGAAGAAAAAACTTAACCTTGTAGCACACGGTTACTGTACTAAACATGGCATCTGGGAATCAACTCCTGAAATCGTAGAAGTTACTGAGTAA